A portion of the Acidisarcina polymorpha genome contains these proteins:
- a CDS encoding cellulose synthase family protein, protein MFAHANSGLALWLAGQHGLQHYLHTHYGDKTFEHLYRWNSFDTLLLVPYFTVMIVLAFYGIHRYQLVYLYYKHKKNAAKEPTSRFTELPFVTVQLPIFNEQFVIDRLIDACCKIDYPTDRLEIQVLDDSTDETVKVASEIVERYRALGHPIVYLHRSNRYGYKAGALDVGLKSAKGEFVAIFDADFVPPADWLMRVIHHFAEPKIGMVQTRWTHLNRDYSILTQIEGILLDGHFVLEHGGRSRAGVFFNFNGTAGMWRRKAIDQAGGWQHDTLTEDTDLSYRAQIAGWKFKYLQDVECPAELPIEMTAFKTQQARWAKGLIQTSKKILPKVWASDQPWRTKLEAFYHLTANLSYPLMVVLSVLLMPAMIIRFYQGWFQMLIIDVPLFMASTLSISSFYLVSQKELYPKTWLKTFLFLPFLMSLGIGLTVTNTKAVLEALFGIKSSFKRTPKYRVEKKGERSQASKYRKRLGIVPWIELLIGCYFAATIRYTLANENYFTVPFLLLFVLGYWYTSLMSLFQGRFERFRLGGGANTDESSPKPFPVGV, encoded by the coding sequence ATGTTCGCGCACGCCAATAGCGGCCTCGCCCTCTGGTTAGCGGGTCAGCACGGCCTTCAGCATTATCTTCATACCCACTACGGCGACAAGACTTTTGAACACCTCTACCGCTGGAACAGCTTCGATACCCTGCTGTTGGTACCATATTTCACGGTGATGATCGTCCTCGCCTTCTATGGGATTCACCGCTATCAACTCGTCTACCTCTACTACAAGCACAAGAAGAACGCCGCTAAAGAGCCTACCTCTCGCTTTACGGAGCTGCCGTTCGTTACCGTGCAGCTTCCTATTTTCAATGAGCAATTCGTCATCGACCGGCTTATCGATGCCTGTTGCAAGATCGACTACCCGACTGACCGGCTTGAAATTCAGGTGCTCGACGATTCAACGGATGAGACCGTGAAGGTCGCTAGCGAGATCGTGGAGCGCTACCGCGCGCTTGGCCATCCTATCGTCTATCTGCATCGCAGTAACCGCTACGGCTACAAGGCCGGCGCCCTCGATGTGGGCCTGAAGAGCGCCAAGGGTGAGTTCGTGGCTATCTTCGACGCCGATTTTGTGCCGCCGGCTGACTGGCTCATGAGAGTCATTCACCACTTCGCCGAGCCGAAGATAGGGATGGTGCAGACGCGTTGGACTCATCTTAACCGCGACTACAGCATCTTGACGCAAATCGAAGGCATTCTGCTGGATGGGCATTTCGTGCTCGAACACGGCGGACGCTCCCGTGCCGGCGTGTTCTTCAACTTCAATGGGACCGCCGGCATGTGGCGCCGCAAGGCCATCGATCAAGCGGGAGGATGGCAGCATGATACCCTCACCGAGGACACTGACCTTAGCTACCGCGCGCAGATCGCAGGTTGGAAGTTCAAGTATCTGCAGGACGTGGAATGCCCCGCTGAATTACCGATCGAGATGACTGCCTTCAAAACGCAGCAAGCACGCTGGGCGAAGGGCCTCATCCAAACTTCGAAGAAGATCCTTCCCAAAGTCTGGGCCAGCGACCAACCGTGGCGTACCAAGCTTGAGGCCTTCTACCACCTGACAGCCAACTTGAGCTATCCCCTGATGGTGGTCTTGTCAGTACTGCTGATGCCGGCGATGATCATTCGCTTCTATCAGGGATGGTTCCAAATGTTGATCATCGACGTCCCGCTTTTCATGGCTTCCACGCTTTCGATCTCCTCCTTCTATCTTGTCTCGCAGAAAGAGCTTTATCCCAAGACATGGCTCAAGACGTTCCTCTTTCTCCCTTTTCTCATGTCGCTTGGAATTGGCCTCACGGTGACGAATACGAAGGCTGTGCTCGAGGCGCTCTTTGGGATCAAGAGCTCGTTCAAACGCACTCCAAAATACCGGGTGGAGAAGAAAGGGGAGCGGTCGCAAGCATCGAAGTATCGCAAGCGCCTGGGCATTGTTCCGTGGATCGAATTGCTCATCGGCTGCTACTTCGCCGCGACGATCCGCTACACGCTCGCAAACGAGAACTACTTCACCGTTCCGTTCCTGCTGCTCTTTGTCCTCGGCTACTGGTACACCAGCTTAATGTCCCTGTTCCAGGGCAGATTCGAGCGGTTCCGCCTGGGTGGCGGAGCAAATACGGATGAGTCCTCGCCAAAGCCGTTCCCGGTCGGTGTTTAA
- a CDS encoding class I SAM-dependent methyltransferase has product MTEWKASDYARISALQHAMAEEALSLIELNGAEQVLDVGCGNGKTTSEIAARVPRRRVVGVDFSADMIAFANAHHDAGLLPNLTFSVADARHLPFSEEFDLVVSFNALHWIPNQIQALKSIHKVLRAKGRAQLRLVPKGERKSLEDVIEETRLSPRWMEHFKTFHDPYLHLTPGQYAELAEQSGFEIRRLQTVAKAWDFESRAAFLAFGSVTFVEWTQHLPEDDRQAFVEDVLDRYRQVAADEPGQENYFRFYQMDILLAR; this is encoded by the coding sequence ATGACCGAGTGGAAGGCGTCTGACTATGCGCGGATCTCGGCGCTGCAGCACGCTATGGCGGAAGAAGCTTTATCCCTGATCGAGCTTAACGGCGCTGAGCAGGTACTGGATGTCGGTTGCGGGAACGGCAAGACCACGAGCGAGATCGCGGCAAGGGTTCCGCGTCGCCGGGTAGTCGGCGTGGACTTCTCCGCCGACATGATCGCTTTTGCGAATGCTCATCATGATGCAGGGCTCCTCCCCAACCTCACATTCTCGGTTGCAGATGCCCGGCACTTGCCATTCAGTGAAGAGTTCGACCTCGTCGTCTCCTTCAACGCGCTGCACTGGATCCCAAACCAGATCCAGGCACTGAAATCGATTCACAAGGTCCTCCGAGCAAAGGGCCGTGCCCAATTGCGCCTGGTTCCTAAAGGAGAGCGGAAGAGCCTCGAAGATGTGATCGAAGAGACACGTCTTTCGCCAAGATGGATGGAACACTTCAAGACCTTCCATGATCCGTATTTGCATCTCACGCCCGGACAATACGCGGAGCTAGCCGAACAAAGTGGCTTCGAAATTCGCCGCCTGCAAACCGTGGCCAAGGCATGGGACTTTGAATCGCGTGCCGCCTTTCTCGCTTTTGGCTCAGTCACCTTTGTTGAGTGGACGCAACACCTGCCGGAAGATGATCGCCAGGCCTTCGTTGAGGACGTCCTCGACCGCTATCGACAAGTGGCTGCCGATGAACCCGGCCAGGAAAACTACTTCCGGTTCTATCAGATGGATATCCTGCTCGCCCGTTGA
- a CDS encoding NAD-dependent epimerase/dehydratase family protein yields the protein MLSTRVLIIGGNGFIGSHLVRELLSAGHQVAVFHRSGADAVDSAVFQIRGDRNRLPDYERRLREFSPEVIIDLILSSGRPAQQLMKVGRELACRVVAISSMDVYRPWGLVHGSEPGPLEPMPITEESPLRTVREFYPAATLKRMQSIFSWLDDEYDKIAVEEAILNDRAMPGSVVRLPMVYGPGDPLHRFFPLLKRIADKRPAILLADDLAAWRGPRGYVENVAHAIAVVATSEQGTRRVYNVCDEPTVSEVAWLKQISSQTNCPASSCCCPERRHPRIFCNPATPPNMLLSAPSAFELSWASRNRSASKRLFGAPSVGNSRTRRILSRKSSSTMLPRMQLWLVRLPSSFGWRFFHRFLYF from the coding sequence GTGCTGTCTACGCGAGTCTTGATCATTGGCGGCAATGGCTTCATCGGCTCCCACCTTGTCCGGGAACTGCTTAGCGCTGGTCACCAGGTCGCTGTCTTCCACCGCTCCGGTGCGGATGCGGTTGATTCTGCTGTTTTCCAGATTCGCGGAGACAGAAATCGATTGCCGGACTACGAGAGAAGACTGCGTGAGTTTTCCCCGGAGGTAATCATCGACCTCATTCTCAGCTCCGGACGACCGGCCCAACAATTGATGAAGGTTGGGCGCGAACTCGCGTGCCGGGTTGTGGCCATCAGCAGCATGGATGTCTACCGCCCCTGGGGCCTCGTACACGGATCGGAACCGGGGCCGCTGGAGCCGATGCCGATCACAGAAGAGTCTCCGCTGCGCACCGTGCGCGAGTTCTACCCAGCTGCAACGTTGAAGAGGATGCAAAGCATCTTCAGTTGGCTCGACGACGAGTACGACAAGATCGCTGTCGAAGAAGCAATCCTGAATGACCGGGCGATGCCGGGAAGTGTGGTGCGGCTGCCCATGGTCTACGGACCGGGCGATCCGCTCCATCGATTCTTCCCGCTGCTGAAGCGGATCGCCGACAAGCGTCCGGCAATCCTTCTTGCCGACGATCTGGCGGCATGGAGGGGGCCTCGAGGGTACGTCGAAAATGTAGCCCATGCGATTGCCGTCGTCGCGACATCCGAACAGGGCACGCGCAGAGTTTATAACGTTTGCGACGAGCCGACCGTCTCGGAAGTGGCCTGGCTGAAGCAAATATCCAGCCAGACAAATTGTCCGGCAAGTTCGTGTTGCTGCCCAGAGAGAAGACACCCACGCATCTTTTGCAACCCGGCAACTCCGCCCAACATGTTGTTGTCAGCTCCGAGCGCATTCGAACTGAGTTGGGCTTCGAGGAACCGGTCCGCCTCGAAGAGGCTATTCGGCGCACCATCAGTTGGGAACAGCAGAACCCGCCGAATTCTCTCCAGGAAGAGCAGTTCGACTATGCTGCCGAGGATGCAGCTTTGGCTGGTGCGGCTTCCATCTAGCTTTGGCTGGCGCTTCTTCCATCGGTTCCTGTACTTTTAG
- the mqnC gene encoding cyclic dehypoxanthinyl futalosine synthase, with the protein MPITREQALDYFHSDDLIGLGMEADAVRRRLHPEGVVSYIIDRNINYTNFCTEYCTFCAFYRPLKGKMSAEGYILDFETIYEKVRETVELGGTGVLMQGGLHPDLKIEWFERLLKGIKQRFPQIWLHCFSASEILAIAEYSDLSVRDTIMRLRDAGLDSIPGGGAEILDDEVRHRIARLKCGTEDWLLVHRTAHQLGMRTTATMMFGVGESFEHRVNHFEQVRRLQEETGGFTAFIPWSFQPGNTALGGRGWEEATSVEYLKVLAISRLYLDNIENVQSSWVTQGLKVLQMGLRFGGNDVGSVMLEENVVKAAGTSNCTTEEELRRVIRDAGFKPVQRDTLYRTMFLN; encoded by the coding sequence ATGCCGATTACCCGCGAACAAGCCCTCGACTACTTCCACTCCGACGATCTCATCGGCCTCGGCATGGAGGCTGACGCCGTTCGTCGCCGGCTCCACCCGGAGGGCGTGGTCTCGTACATCATCGATCGGAATATCAACTACACCAACTTCTGCACCGAATATTGCACTTTTTGCGCCTTCTATCGCCCGCTGAAGGGCAAGATGTCGGCTGAGGGCTACATCCTCGACTTCGAGACCATTTATGAAAAAGTCCGCGAGACTGTTGAGCTAGGCGGCACCGGCGTTCTGATGCAGGGCGGCCTTCATCCCGACCTGAAAATCGAATGGTTCGAGCGCCTGCTGAAAGGCATCAAGCAGCGCTTCCCGCAGATCTGGCTGCACTGCTTCTCGGCCTCAGAGATTCTTGCGATCGCCGAATACAGCGACCTGTCGGTTCGAGACACCATTATGCGGCTTCGCGATGCCGGTCTCGACTCCATCCCCGGCGGCGGCGCCGAGATCCTCGATGATGAAGTCCGCCACCGGATTGCTCGTCTCAAGTGCGGCACGGAGGACTGGCTGCTCGTCCACCGGACCGCCCACCAGCTGGGCATGAGGACGACGGCAACCATGATGTTCGGCGTTGGTGAGAGCTTCGAACATCGCGTCAACCACTTCGAACAGGTTCGCCGCCTGCAGGAAGAGACCGGGGGCTTCACCGCCTTCATTCCGTGGAGCTTTCAGCCCGGCAACACCGCGCTCGGCGGCCGCGGCTGGGAAGAGGCGACTTCGGTCGAATACCTCAAGGTGCTCGCCATCTCCCGTTTGTATTTAGACAACATCGAGAACGTCCAGTCCAGCTGGGTCACCCAGGGGCTGAAGGTGCTGCAGATGGGCCTCCGCTTCGGAGGCAATGATGTGGGTTCTGTGATGCTCGAAGAGAACGTCGTCAAGGCTGCGGGGACTTCGAACTGCACGACGGAAGAGGAACTGCGCCGGGTGATTCGCGATGCTGGGTTTAAACCGGTACAGCGGGACACTCTGTATCGAACGATGTTCTTGAATTGA
- a CDS encoding GNAT family N-acetyltransferase, with protein MIDNKKLWIALAVAADVPELGRLFDAYRVFYEAQSSPDISKDFVDGLISQGNTRFFVARRAEETAMLGFVHLMPSMSTVAMRPMWVLEDLFVDPAARGSGVATALMSYAESFARETGAERLILATANDNHRAQSLYKRMGYIRDERFWHYDRILK; from the coding sequence ATGATTGACAACAAGAAACTCTGGATCGCGTTAGCCGTGGCGGCTGACGTCCCTGAACTTGGACGGCTCTTCGACGCCTATCGAGTCTTTTATGAGGCGCAGTCTTCACCGGATATTTCGAAGGACTTTGTCGACGGGTTGATCAGCCAAGGCAACACCCGATTTTTCGTTGCGCGCCGAGCAGAAGAGACTGCGATGCTGGGCTTCGTCCATCTCATGCCCTCGATGAGCACGGTCGCCATGCGTCCAATGTGGGTGCTCGAGGACCTGTTCGTCGATCCGGCGGCGCGGGGCAGCGGAGTGGCCACGGCACTGATGAGCTACGCGGAATCCTTTGCGCGCGAGACCGGCGCCGAGCGTCTCATCCTCGCCACGGCCAACGATAACCACCGCGCCCAGTCCTTATACAAGCGTATGGGCTACATCCGCGACGAGCGCTTCTGGCATTACGACCGGATCCTCAAATGA
- a CDS encoding TonB-dependent receptor, producing MQFSPHSSGGCRRRVSFRDPVPGLVLLFLAVASLQSFSQTTGGRVLGRVLDPTGAVVPGATLTLTNDASGTTISAVSSKVGDYIFPSVAVGAYHLQAQGQGFEDFVANGIQVNLNATVSYDVKLQVGANTQAVEVTAEAPLVDTTTTQLGAVINERAVQNLPLNSRDTYQLLQLQPGVQGVGGSDLFYGSDKAGAVSVNGGRGRSNNFSVNGGDGNDLFVNSPGIEPSPDAVEEFRVITNTFDAEYGRNSGAVINVVTKSGTNKFHGSIYDYVRNKAFDAKGYFNLTTPDDTQNQYGATVGGPIKKDKTFFFLSYSGKQLVQGIAGDKTRVPTAAERTGQFGALAGTLSDLTVANILQNRPGCAAAIAGAGGLAPTPGTAWASIFPTSIPTACFDPVAANLLANNVPLPNVGGYYFQASPNQHSRENQGTVRFDHTFNEHNSFTGYYYVDDAFDENPFTRFQAVTPNLLPGFGSNNASRNQQINLADTWTLSATTQNEARITYYREGQLTFLAFQRNGLVTDSCTGVAANFCFNGNTDTPLIDDNGNPIANNTKLGITPGLPASRQGVPNINISGGFTIGNDYEGSLPQVGNTYSLTDNFSKVIGQHSLKFGGDFRIQHFDQTLYYNVNGYYSYSGGGPNDLAATDATGAGTLFPNYLLGLPDQYSQGSPQTENIRANALYLFAQDSYKVRPNVTLNYGLRWELNEPLADASQRVQTFRPGQATQIFPCQLNAANTAAIGNGSSDCGPGSANEAYFPLGLVIPGDKGVPKGLTATYYKAFAPRIGLAWSPQRFNNKLVIRGGFGLFYNPLEQLVLEQFQGEPPFGGSSSISEGLFQTPFVSQGGVVSPNAFNGFLNPARGSAVDWSVFRPIILYGELQPNLRTQYTEQYNLQVQHQFANNMVFTLGYVGSQGHRLLATYDLNHGNTQTCLDLIATSAYNGDPSYNCGPYSEDSAYVIPAGETIAPQGLHLPYGSTPFIQGGTALTGPINLVGLRQYSSPYCDPVSGTNCPADGVPVFSSIFAQDVVANSNYNSLQASIEKRFSNGVQFLGAYTWSKSIDNASSFEQSLDPTDFSRSRALSLYGATNRFVFSGVWDLPFRKYSGALGVVADGWTLSAIIAFQDGFPIRMQSNLDQELQGSGDFENPGKPDIVAPFTHQDPRKNNGYYFNPNIFAVPALGSLGSASRSQCCGPGIDNTDLALQKVTQIGENKSLEFTFQTFNVFNHTQFLNPDGQIGDGGLFGQVTRARDPRKMQLALRFRM from the coding sequence ATGCAATTTTCCCCACATTCCTCAGGCGGTTGTCGCAGGCGTGTCTCTTTCCGCGACCCTGTACCCGGTCTTGTCCTCCTCTTCCTCGCCGTAGCCTCCCTACAATCCTTCTCGCAGACGACCGGGGGTCGCGTGCTCGGCCGTGTTCTTGATCCCACCGGAGCAGTGGTACCAGGAGCGACTCTTACCCTTACCAATGACGCTTCCGGAACGACGATCTCGGCGGTGTCCTCCAAGGTGGGCGACTACATCTTCCCGTCGGTCGCTGTCGGCGCCTATCATCTCCAGGCGCAGGGACAAGGTTTTGAGGACTTTGTTGCAAATGGCATTCAGGTCAACCTCAATGCAACCGTTAGTTATGACGTGAAGCTGCAAGTCGGAGCGAATACTCAAGCAGTTGAGGTGACAGCGGAAGCGCCGCTGGTCGACACCACCACCACCCAGCTCGGTGCCGTGATCAATGAGCGCGCCGTGCAGAACCTGCCACTGAACTCGCGCGATACTTACCAACTGCTGCAGCTGCAGCCCGGCGTCCAGGGTGTCGGCGGCTCCGACCTGTTCTACGGCAGCGATAAGGCTGGCGCGGTCTCGGTCAATGGCGGCCGCGGCCGGTCGAATAACTTCAGCGTGAATGGCGGTGACGGCAACGATTTATTCGTCAACTCGCCTGGCATCGAGCCTTCCCCGGATGCAGTCGAGGAATTCCGGGTCATCACCAACACCTTCGATGCAGAGTACGGACGCAACTCTGGCGCCGTCATCAACGTGGTCACTAAGTCGGGAACCAACAAGTTCCATGGCAGCATCTATGACTACGTTCGTAACAAGGCTTTCGACGCCAAAGGCTATTTCAACCTGACCACGCCCGACGATACGCAGAATCAGTATGGAGCCACCGTCGGCGGCCCGATCAAGAAGGACAAGACCTTCTTCTTTCTTTCCTACAGCGGAAAACAATTAGTGCAGGGAATCGCGGGAGACAAAACGCGTGTGCCGACAGCGGCTGAACGTACCGGGCAATTTGGCGCCCTCGCCGGCACTTTGTCCGACTTGACGGTGGCCAACATCCTGCAGAACCGGCCTGGCTGCGCTGCCGCGATCGCCGGCGCCGGAGGTCTTGCGCCGACGCCAGGAACTGCCTGGGCAAGCATCTTTCCCACCTCAATTCCGACTGCCTGTTTCGATCCCGTCGCGGCCAACCTGCTGGCTAACAACGTGCCGCTTCCTAATGTGGGCGGCTATTACTTTCAAGCGTCCCCAAACCAGCACAGCCGCGAAAACCAGGGCACCGTTCGTTTCGACCATACCTTCAACGAACACAACTCTTTCACCGGCTATTACTATGTCGATGACGCCTTCGACGAAAACCCCTTCACCCGCTTCCAGGCGGTGACCCCAAACTTGCTTCCCGGCTTCGGCAGCAACAACGCCAGCCGCAATCAGCAGATCAATCTCGCCGATACCTGGACACTCAGCGCGACCACCCAGAACGAAGCCCGTATCACTTATTATCGGGAGGGCCAACTTACCTTCCTTGCCTTCCAACGGAACGGGCTGGTGACCGATTCCTGTACCGGTGTAGCGGCCAACTTTTGCTTCAACGGCAATACCGATACTCCGCTGATCGACGACAACGGGAACCCGATCGCGAACAACACAAAATTGGGCATTACTCCCGGTCTCCCCGCAAGCCGGCAAGGGGTGCCGAACATCAACATCAGCGGCGGCTTCACCATCGGCAACGACTACGAAGGATCGCTGCCACAGGTGGGAAATACTTACTCGTTGACCGATAACTTTTCGAAGGTCATCGGTCAGCACAGCTTGAAGTTCGGAGGCGATTTCCGCATCCAGCACTTCGATCAGACGCTCTATTACAACGTCAACGGATACTACTCCTACAGCGGAGGCGGCCCGAATGATCTCGCAGCCACCGACGCGACCGGGGCCGGCACTCTCTTCCCCAACTACCTGCTCGGGCTCCCTGACCAGTATTCGCAAGGATCGCCGCAGACGGAGAATATCCGCGCCAACGCACTCTATCTCTTCGCCCAGGACAGCTATAAGGTCAGGCCGAATGTGACGCTCAACTACGGTCTGCGCTGGGAGCTGAACGAACCGCTGGCTGATGCCTCGCAAAGGGTGCAGACATTTCGTCCCGGCCAAGCCACCCAAATATTTCCTTGCCAGCTCAACGCCGCGAATACAGCGGCGATCGGGAACGGAAGTTCCGATTGCGGCCCGGGAAGCGCCAACGAAGCTTACTTTCCCCTTGGGCTAGTGATTCCTGGGGACAAGGGCGTTCCCAAGGGCCTGACGGCGACTTATTACAAGGCCTTCGCACCACGCATCGGTCTTGCATGGAGCCCACAGCGCTTCAATAACAAGCTTGTGATTCGGGGGGGATTTGGGCTGTTCTATAACCCGTTAGAGCAGTTGGTGCTGGAGCAGTTCCAAGGAGAGCCTCCTTTCGGTGGCAGCAGCTCCATCTCCGAAGGTCTCTTCCAAACGCCGTTCGTGAGCCAGGGTGGCGTCGTCTCGCCGAATGCTTTCAATGGATTTTTGAATCCGGCTCGAGGCTCGGCGGTCGATTGGTCGGTCTTTCGCCCGATCATCCTCTACGGCGAGCTTCAGCCTAACTTGAGGACGCAATATACCGAGCAATACAACTTGCAAGTCCAGCATCAATTTGCCAATAACATGGTCTTCACCCTGGGCTATGTTGGATCGCAAGGACACCGGCTGCTCGCAACTTACGATCTGAACCATGGGAATACACAGACTTGCCTCGATCTGATTGCGACCTCTGCTTACAACGGGGACCCGAGCTACAATTGTGGCCCGTATTCAGAAGATAGCGCCTATGTGATTCCAGCGGGCGAGACCATTGCACCCCAGGGACTGCACCTTCCTTATGGTTCAACGCCCTTCATTCAGGGTGGGACGGCTCTTACGGGACCCATCAATCTGGTTGGACTGCGGCAATATTCCTCCCCGTATTGCGATCCGGTGAGTGGCACGAACTGCCCAGCCGACGGCGTCCCGGTGTTTTCGAGCATCTTCGCGCAGGATGTCGTCGCCAACTCCAACTACAACTCTCTGCAGGCTTCGATAGAAAAGCGCTTCTCGAATGGCGTTCAATTCCTGGGCGCGTATACCTGGAGCAAGTCGATCGACAACGCGTCGAGCTTTGAGCAGAGCCTTGATCCCACTGATTTCAGCCGGAGCCGCGCCTTGTCGCTCTACGGCGCGACCAATCGCTTTGTCTTCAGCGGCGTCTGGGACTTGCCCTTCCGTAAATACAGCGGAGCCCTTGGAGTGGTCGCCGACGGATGGACCCTCTCGGCGATCATCGCCTTCCAGGACGGCTTCCCCATCCGGATGCAGTCGAATCTCGATCAAGAACTTCAGGGAAGCGGCGACTTTGAGAATCCTGGGAAGCCGGACATCGTGGCCCCCTTCACTCATCAGGACCCCAGGAAGAACAACGGATATTACTTCAACCCGAACATCTTCGCGGTGCCTGCGCTGGGCAGTCTCGGCTCCGCCTCCCGCAGCCAATGCTGTGGCCCGGGCATCGATAACACCGATCTTGCGCTCCAGAAAGTGACGCAGATTGGCGAGAACAAGAGCCTGGAGTTTACCTTTCAAACCTTCAACGTTTTCAATCACACCCAATTTTTAAATCCGGACGGGCAGATTGGCGATGGCGGACTCTTTGGGCAGGTCACGCGGGCACGGGATCCACGCAAAATGCAGTTGGCTCTTCGTTTCAGAATGTAG
- the mltG gene encoding endolytic transglycosylase MltG yields the protein MRRIFLLLVLLGMLATAFLLFSPYGPHRETFVEIAPGTSSRQIARALEQQGIVRSRYGFDVWRLWMEVAHGGTLKAGEYRFDHPARISEVYDRIRRGDVYTIALTIPEGSNLFDIAARVEAAQLGFKEAFEQAARKNIALVADLDPHATSLEGYLFPDTYHFGRQTTAAVMVAAMVKRFRSAAASLGLEGNVHRVVTLASLVERETPIAEERPLVASVFINRLDKNMPLMTDPSVIYAALLEGRYRGTIYQSDLNADSPYNTYRRAGLPPGPICNPGVTSLMAAINPAKTNYLYFVAASADPSGHSRFAATLEEHQRNVEAYRRAQHEAGSR from the coding sequence GTGCGACGCATATTTCTGTTGCTGGTCCTTCTCGGGATGCTGGCCACCGCTTTTCTGCTTTTCTCCCCGTATGGTCCGCATCGCGAGACCTTTGTGGAGATCGCGCCCGGCACGTCTTCCCGGCAGATCGCGAGAGCGCTCGAGCAGCAAGGGATCGTCCGCAGCCGATATGGATTTGATGTCTGGCGATTGTGGATGGAAGTGGCTCATGGCGGCACGCTGAAGGCCGGAGAGTATCGCTTCGACCACCCGGCGCGCATCTCCGAGGTATACGACCGGATCCGCCGCGGGGACGTGTACACCATTGCCCTCACGATCCCTGAAGGCTCCAACCTCTTCGACATCGCCGCACGGGTCGAAGCAGCCCAACTAGGATTCAAAGAAGCTTTCGAGCAAGCGGCCAGGAAAAATATCGCCCTCGTCGCCGATCTCGATCCCCACGCAACTTCTCTCGAAGGGTATTTATTTCCGGATACGTATCACTTTGGCCGACAGACGACCGCAGCCGTGATGGTGGCAGCGATGGTCAAGCGGTTCCGCTCCGCCGCAGCGTCTCTGGGACTGGAGGGGAATGTGCATCGAGTAGTGACTCTAGCTTCTCTGGTCGAACGCGAAACGCCGATCGCTGAGGAGCGCCCGCTGGTGGCAAGTGTTTTCATCAACCGCCTTGATAAGAACATGCCGCTGATGACCGACCCTTCTGTCATTTATGCAGCGCTCCTCGAGGGCCGCTATCGAGGAACGATCTACCAGTCGGACCTGAATGCCGATTCTCCGTATAACACCTACCGGCGAGCAGGGTTGCCTCCTGGGCCGATCTGCAATCCGGGCGTCACCTCTCTGATGGCCGCGATCAACCCCGCCAAAACGAACTACCTCTATTTCGTCGCGGCAAGCGCGGATCCCTCGGGCCATTCTCGATTTGCGGCTACTCTCGAAGAACATCAGCGCAATGTCGAGGCATATCGGCGTGCGCAGCACGAAGCTGGTTCGCGGTGA
- the ruvX gene encoding Holliday junction resolvase RuvX, with protein sequence MNSIDEQRPALESLLGLDVGDRRVGVAISVGMTAQPLMTLVRSNRRQDLRSLLRILRKHECTEIVVGNPLYMSGDLSPQATKAQAFAEMLREETGLPVHLWDERLTTTEAHRHLHASGVAGSQHKKVVDQVAAVLILQAFLDARAIRAEQHNEAS encoded by the coding sequence GTGAATTCAATCGACGAGCAGCGCCCTGCGCTTGAAAGCCTCCTGGGCTTGGACGTGGGCGATCGCCGTGTGGGCGTAGCAATTTCCGTCGGTATGACGGCGCAGCCGCTCATGACCCTGGTGAGATCCAACCGCCGCCAGGACTTGCGTTCGCTTCTGCGGATCCTCCGTAAGCATGAATGTACGGAGATTGTGGTTGGGAATCCGCTTTATATGTCCGGGGATTTGAGCCCCCAGGCTACCAAAGCCCAGGCGTTTGCGGAAATGCTGAGGGAGGAGACCGGGTTGCCAGTCCACCTATGGGATGAACGCCTTACCACCACCGAGGCGCATCGCCATCTGCATGCCTCGGGGGTGGCCGGTTCGCAACACAAGAAGGTTGTGGATCAGGTCGCGGCGGTGCTTATTTTGCAGGCTTTTCTCGATGCTCGAGCGATTCGCGCCGAGCAGCACAACGAAGCGTCCTAA